The following coding sequences are from one Paenibacillus sp. FSL R5-0912 window:
- a CDS encoding thioredoxin domain-containing protein has product MNKFRNKSLYFIISILSLLVIFLALLVVYNNNSPKISALEKMPNYTEIKGKYYVEGFKYEKQPHLGNTDAKVKVIEYADFKCPACKKWKEANRERLKKEFVDSGKAEIFFINYAFIDRDSILAASAGEAIAHQNNEIFWGFYEKMYVYVGC; this is encoded by the coding sequence ATGAATAAATTTCGTAATAAGAGCCTATATTTTATTATTTCTATATTATCTCTTCTTGTAATATTTCTTGCGCTTCTTGTTGTATACAATAATAATTCTCCTAAAATATCCGCTTTGGAAAAGATGCCAAATTATACGGAAATTAAAGGAAAGTATTATGTGGAGGGATTTAAATACGAAAAGCAGCCACACCTTGGAAATACTGATGCTAAAGTAAAGGTGATTGAATATGCTGACTTTAAGTGCCCAGCCTGTAAAAAGTGGAAGGAAGCAAACCGGGAACGTCTAAAAAAGGAATTTGTCGATTCGGGTAAAGCAGAAATATTTTTTATTAACTACGCATTTATAGATCGTGATTCTATTCTCGCAGCAAGCGCCGGAGAAGCAATTGCCCATCAAAATAATGAAATATTTTGGGGTTTTTACGAAAAAATGTATGTATATGTTGGATGTTAA
- a CDS encoding WG repeat-containing protein: MFKSIKVAFSFFIAIFIIVIVSKESAFAKNGIKVILYGNSIQMEHSTILKNNTVLVPFKGIFAKLGFTVSYDSASKTIFGDKAGTTIKLVINQNTAWINDAPITLQVAPQIIYGTTFVPLRFIGEASSLEVKWYGNSQIVSLYSKQNLFPVSNGGKFGYIDADGKIVIDYQTKFTDAYAFNEGLAIVYSNAKFDGFINQQGNKVISKGNYYDAKDFSEGLAAYRTLDTASNYAVSNYGYMDLTGASVIKPQFKKANKFSEGLAAVQVGSRYGYINSSGKIVIKAQYNSAKDFSEGAAQVTINGTSHYIDNKGKFLFNANYSNGESFSEGLAAVKAGTKYGFINKKGKLVIPAIYEAVHSFSEGLAVVKINGKSGYIDNKGMLLIHNQFDAAGDFHEGLAVAETGGKTGFINKTGVWVIQPTLAWAQNFTNGLSYTYSSVEEEEVYINQNGQIVWMKNQP; encoded by the coding sequence ATGTTTAAATCAATAAAAGTGGCCTTCTCATTTTTCATTGCTATATTCATTATTGTAATAGTCAGTAAAGAGTCTGCTTTTGCAAAAAATGGGATTAAGGTTATTTTATATGGAAATTCCATTCAAATGGAGCACTCCACAATTCTGAAAAATAATACGGTGTTGGTTCCCTTTAAAGGCATATTCGCAAAACTGGGTTTTACTGTTAGTTATGATTCAGCAAGCAAAACAATCTTTGGAGATAAAGCAGGCACTACTATTAAATTAGTAATTAATCAAAATACGGCATGGATTAATGATGCTCCAATTACACTTCAAGTAGCTCCTCAGATTATATATGGGACAACATTTGTACCTCTTCGTTTTATAGGTGAAGCTAGCAGTCTCGAAGTGAAGTGGTATGGGAATTCTCAAATTGTCTCACTATACTCTAAGCAAAATCTTTTTCCGGTATCAAACGGTGGGAAATTCGGCTATATTGATGCGGATGGCAAGATTGTAATTGATTATCAAACAAAGTTTACAGATGCCTATGCTTTTAATGAGGGTTTGGCTATTGTTTATTCAAATGCAAAATTTGACGGATTCATCAATCAGCAAGGGAATAAAGTGATATCCAAGGGAAACTACTATGATGCCAAAGATTTCTCAGAAGGACTTGCAGCGTATAGAACGCTTGATACTGCATCTAACTATGCTGTTTCTAACTATGGTTATATGGACCTTACGGGAGCCAGTGTTATAAAACCGCAGTTTAAAAAAGCTAATAAATTCTCCGAAGGATTGGCCGCTGTCCAGGTGGGGAGTAGATATGGATATATCAATTCTTCAGGGAAAATAGTAATTAAGGCTCAATATAACAGCGCTAAGGATTTCTCTGAAGGGGCTGCTCAGGTTACAATAAATGGAACTTCCCATTATATCGATAACAAAGGGAAATTCTTATTCAATGCAAATTATTCAAATGGGGAATCTTTTTCAGAAGGATTGGCAGCTGTTAAAGCGGGAACTAAGTATGGCTTTATTAATAAGAAAGGAAAATTAGTGATTCCTGCTATCTATGAGGCAGTTCACTCCTTTTCGGAAGGATTGGCAGTTGTTAAAATAAATGGAAAATCAGGTTATATAGATAACAAAGGAATGCTGCTTATTCACAACCAATTTGATGCGGCGGGCGACTTTCATGAGGGACTTGCAGTTGCTGAAACGGGAGGGAAGACAGGCTTCATTAATAAGACAGGAGTGTGGGTTATCCAGCCAACATTGGCATGGGCCCAGAACTTTACGAATGGTCTTTCTTACACATATAGTAGTGTTGAAGAAGAAGAAGTATATATTAATCAGAATGGTCAGATTGTATGGATGAAAAATCAACCTTAG
- a CDS encoding YrpD family protein — translation MDFKNAAISVTNEPTSEVEILNEIGILQNVIDQFLSEAATEVQKEKLIKNLKRFATTTFSEQVYDYISVEDNGYYFYEEDVNHEKKAFFVPVDHSESNMETFIDAGTAGSQVTFYAWYNNNMKIRMKIDGKAICGDLGCSSSADKPLTTIIVSNTNYNIQPSSFQKWKLLSVVTGDDDGKNKSEFTNIKVDGVAVPSSAFPAPDQDYATVTRDASNNVIIAVTGM, via the coding sequence ATGGATTTTAAAAATGCGGCTATTTCAGTAACCAATGAGCCAACAAGTGAAGTTGAGATACTAAATGAAATTGGTATCTTACAGAATGTAATTGATCAATTCCTCTCCGAGGCTGCTACTGAGGTTCAGAAAGAGAAGCTAATAAAAAATTTAAAACGATTTGCTACTACAACATTCTCAGAGCAGGTATATGATTATATAAGTGTAGAAGATAACGGTTATTATTTTTACGAAGAAGATGTTAATCATGAAAAGAAAGCATTTTTTGTTCCAGTTGATCACTCAGAATCAAATATGGAAACATTCATCGATGCTGGTACAGCAGGTTCACAGGTTACTTTCTATGCATGGTACAACAATAACATGAAAATCCGTATGAAAATTGATGGTAAAGCTATTTGTGGCGATCTTGGATGTAGTAGTTCAGCTGATAAACCATTGACTACAATAATAGTATCTAATACTAATTATAATATTCAGCCATCAAGTTTTCAGAAGTGGAAACTTTTATCAGTGGTAACCGGAGATGATGACGGAAAAAACAAGTCGGAATTTACTAATATCAAAGTCGATGGAGTAGCTGTACCAAGTAGTGCGTTCCCAGCTCCAGATCAAGATTATGCTACCGTAACACGTGATGCTAGCAACAATGTTATAATTGCCGTAACTGGAATGTAA
- a CDS encoding GNAT family N-acetyltransferase: MLHSEIIKLRATTLEDLDFVLDAEGAELNRRFIGQWSRDQHTAALDDGDIMHLIVQDSAGEPAGYVILTGIQDRNLTICIQRIVIQTKGCGYGTMTLKLLTHWVFTHTDTHRLWLDVKDYNARAQHVYEGAGFKPEGILRECVRTEEGFESLQIMSILRQEYRHE; this comes from the coding sequence ATGCTGCATTCAGAAATTATAAAGTTACGGGCAACAACCCTGGAAGATCTCGACTTTGTCCTGGATGCCGAAGGGGCTGAGCTAAACCGCCGGTTCATCGGCCAGTGGAGTAGGGATCAGCACACAGCAGCTTTGGATGACGGAGATATTATGCACCTGATTGTTCAAGACTCAGCCGGGGAACCGGCAGGTTACGTGATCCTTACAGGAATTCAGGACCGTAACCTCACGATCTGTATCCAGCGGATTGTCATTCAGACCAAGGGCTGCGGCTATGGAACAATGACACTGAAGCTGCTGACCCACTGGGTCTTCACCCATACAGATACTCACCGGCTGTGGCTGGACGTCAAAGATTATAACGCCAGAGCACAGCATGTCTATGAAGGGGCCGGCTTCAAACCGGAAGGCATCTTGCGCGAATGTGTACGAACTGAGGAAGGCTTCGAATCGCTGCAGATCATGTCTATCCTGCGGCAGGAATACAGACACGAATAA
- the hydA gene encoding dihydropyrimidinase: MKKIIKNGIIVTAADTYTGDVLIEDGIITGIGLNLEAPGAEIVDASGCYVFPGGIDPHTHLDMPFGGTVTADDFETGTMAAAYGGTTTVIDFCLTTKGQPLQQAVDTWHNKSQDKAVIDYSFHLMVSELNDKVLGELPQIIEKEGITSLKVFMAYKNTFQADDGVLYKTLQAARREGALVMVHAENGDVIEYLVDQALAAGNTDPIYHALTRPPELEGEATGRAAYLTGLTDSQLYVVHVTCAEAAWKIAEARKKGLRVYGETCPQYLVLDQSALEKPDFEGAKYVWSPPLREQWNQDVLWDALWSGTLQTIGSDQCSFNFKGQKDLGLGNFSKIPNGGPTIEDRFSVLYSEGVQKGRISLNKFVDIISTSSAKLFGLFPQKGTIAVGSDADIVIFDPAVERTLSAETHHMNVDYNAFEGMQVQGEPVSVLSRGEFVIRDKAFVGTAGAGKYLHRKRFEAEAPRPVQAEISGGVI; this comes from the coding sequence ATGAAGAAGATCATCAAGAACGGCATTATCGTCACAGCAGCGGATACTTATACAGGGGATGTCCTGATTGAAGATGGGATCATCACCGGAATTGGCCTGAATCTTGAAGCGCCGGGAGCAGAGATTGTCGACGCTTCCGGCTGTTACGTATTTCCGGGGGGGATTGACCCGCATACGCATCTGGATATGCCTTTTGGCGGTACCGTCACTGCCGATGATTTCGAGACCGGCACGATGGCCGCCGCCTATGGCGGAACCACAACGGTTATCGACTTCTGCCTGACCACCAAGGGCCAGCCGCTGCAGCAGGCGGTAGACACCTGGCATAACAAGTCGCAGGATAAAGCAGTCATTGACTACAGCTTTCACCTGATGGTCTCAGAGCTTAACGACAAGGTGCTTGGCGAGCTGCCGCAGATTATTGAGAAGGAAGGCATCACTTCGCTGAAGGTTTTCATGGCTTATAAGAACACGTTCCAGGCCGATGATGGCGTGCTGTACAAGACGCTGCAGGCGGCGAGGCGCGAAGGCGCACTCGTTATGGTGCATGCCGAGAACGGTGATGTGATCGAGTATCTGGTCGACCAGGCGCTGGCTGCCGGCAACACCGATCCGATCTATCACGCGCTGACCCGTCCTCCTGAGCTGGAGGGCGAGGCCACCGGCCGGGCGGCATATTTAACGGGGCTGACGGATTCGCAGCTCTATGTAGTGCATGTGACCTGCGCCGAAGCGGCTTGGAAGATCGCGGAAGCCCGCAAGAAAGGGCTGCGCGTCTACGGCGAGACCTGCCCGCAGTATCTGGTGCTGGACCAGTCAGCGCTTGAGAAGCCGGACTTCGAGGGTGCGAAGTATGTCTGGTCTCCTCCGCTGCGCGAGCAGTGGAATCAGGATGTACTCTGGGATGCGCTGTGGAGCGGCACGCTGCAGACGATTGGCTCGGATCAGTGCTCTTTTAACTTCAAGGGACAGAAGGATCTGGGACTGGGTAATTTCTCGAAGATTCCGAACGGCGGGCCAACCATCGAAGACCGGTTCAGTGTACTCTACTCTGAAGGTGTGCAGAAGGGCCGCATTTCACTTAACAAGTTCGTGGATATTATCTCCACCTCCAGTGCCAAGCTGTTCGGCCTGTTCCCGCAGAAAGGCACAATCGCTGTAGGCAGTGACGCAGATATCGTCATCTTCGATCCGGCTGTAGAAAGAACGCTGTCCGCAGAAACCCATCATATGAATGTGGATTATAATGCTTTTGAAGGTATGCAGGTTCAGGGCGAGCCGGTGTCTGTGCTCAGCCGCGGAGAATTCGTTATCCGCGACAAGGCGTTCGTCGGTACGGCCGGTGCGGGCAAGTATTTGCACCGCAAGCGTTTCGAGGCTGAAGCGCCCCGTCCGGTCCAGGCGGAAATCAGCGGAGGAGTGATCTGA
- the preA gene encoding NAD-dependent dihydropyrimidine dehydrogenase subunit PreA, with protein MADLSIDFAGIKSPNPFWLASAPPTNTGYQVQRAFEAGWGGAVWKTLGEPVINTSSRFAAVHFNGQRVAGFNNIELITDRPLEVNLKEIYETKKRFPNNTIIASLMVEPKQEKWHEIVKRVEAVGVDGLELNFGCPHGMAERGMGAASGQQPDLVQAQTAWVKEVATTPVIVKLTPNITDITVVARHAVKGGADAISLINTINSLAGVDIHSWNTIPNVGGQGAHGGYCGPAVKPIALSMVAECARDRAVGVPISGIGGISTWQDVVEFMLMGSTGIQVCTAVMHHGFRIVEEMIDGLNNYLDEKGLASVMELIGKSVPKYSNWGDLDLNYKVVARINEDNCINCNKCHIACEDASHQCIDMLTNAEGKAILQVREEDCVGCNLCSIVCPAEGAIDMVALDSGAAPMTWNQRNQVISGLNGSYSEVEVG; from the coding sequence ATGGCAGATCTCAGTATTGATTTTGCAGGAATCAAGTCACCGAATCCGTTCTGGCTGGCCTCTGCGCCGCCTACCAATACAGGTTATCAGGTGCAGCGTGCCTTCGAAGCGGGCTGGGGCGGTGCGGTGTGGAAAACGCTGGGCGAGCCGGTCATTAACACCTCCTCGCGGTTTGCTGCCGTTCATTTTAACGGGCAGCGTGTAGCGGGCTTCAACAATATCGAGCTCATTACCGACCGTCCGCTGGAGGTTAACCTCAAGGAAATCTATGAGACGAAGAAGAGATTCCCGAACAATACGATTATCGCTTCGCTGATGGTCGAGCCCAAGCAGGAGAAATGGCATGAAATCGTCAAGCGCGTCGAAGCGGTCGGCGTAGACGGCCTTGAGCTCAACTTCGGCTGTCCGCATGGGATGGCCGAGCGTGGAATGGGCGCAGCCTCCGGCCAGCAGCCCGATCTGGTGCAGGCGCAGACCGCCTGGGTCAAGGAAGTGGCGACAACACCGGTCATTGTGAAGCTGACGCCGAATATCACCGACATTACGGTCGTAGCCCGGCATGCCGTCAAGGGCGGCGCGGATGCAATCAGCCTGATCAATACGATCAACAGTCTGGCCGGAGTGGATATTCACAGCTGGAACACGATCCCGAATGTCGGCGGACAGGGTGCACACGGCGGCTACTGCGGTCCGGCAGTGAAGCCGATTGCCCTCAGCATGGTGGCGGAATGCGCCCGCGACCGCGCAGTCGGTGTTCCGATTTCAGGAATCGGAGGCATCTCCACCTGGCAGGATGTCGTAGAGTTCATGCTGATGGGCTCCACCGGCATTCAGGTGTGTACGGCGGTTATGCATCATGGCTTCCGGATTGTGGAGGAGATGATCGACGGCCTGAATAATTACCTGGATGAGAAGGGCCTGGCCTCTGTGATGGAGCTGATCGGCAAATCGGTGCCCAAGTATTCCAACTGGGGCGATCTCGACCTTAACTATAAAGTGGTTGCGCGGATTAACGAGGATAACTGCATTAACTGCAATAAATGCCATATCGCCTGCGAGGACGCTTCGCATCAATGTATCGACATGCTTACGAATGCCGAAGGCAAGGCGATTCTGCAGGTGCGTGAGGAAGATTGTGTAGGCTGTAATCTGTGTTCGATTGTCTGCCCGGCGGAGGGTGCCATTGATATGGTTGCACTGGATAGCGGAGCGGCCCCGATGACCTGGAATCAGCGTAATCAGGTCATTAGCGGATTAAACGGTTCTTATTCGGAAGTGGAGGTGGGTTAA
- a CDS encoding NAD(P)-dependent oxidoreductase: MEQASPLTFTPELFMRNFAEAEPGLTRKGAIEESNRCLYCYDAPCIKACPTSINIPSFIKRIATDNLKGSAQTIMDSNPVGASCARVCPTEELCEGACVLNDASAPIQIGLLQRYATDWAISSGVQLFKAGVPNGKKVAVIGGGPAGLSAARELAREGFQVVIYEAKQLAGGLDTHGIVSFRLPQSISLWEVEQVEKLGVEIRTGMKVGVDISVEELKAGYDAIVLAAGMGYVPPLGIEGEKLSGVYDAIELVETTKTGIPTLELMGRRVAVIGAGNTAIDAATCSVRLGAANVKMVYRRTRTEMTAYDFEYEFAKQEGVEFSWLTLPKRIVGDGLGNVTGLECVQMKLTGETGPDGRLAPMPVEGSEFILPVDAVVVAIGQKRRIDLIEALGLEHHRGVVKIDGATGRTSDPQIYAAGDIVFGSGAGEAMVVSAAQQGKDAAYAIVKQMSGHQDSVVGSAV; the protein is encoded by the coding sequence ATGGAGCAGGCTTCACCGTTAACATTCACACCTGAACTATTCATGCGTAATTTTGCCGAGGCTGAGCCGGGACTTACCCGCAAAGGTGCAATCGAGGAATCCAACCGCTGCCTGTATTGTTATGATGCCCCTTGTATCAAGGCCTGTCCGACCAGCATTAATATCCCTTCCTTCATCAAAAGAATCGCCACCGATAACCTGAAGGGTTCGGCGCAGACGATTATGGATTCCAATCCGGTAGGTGCCAGCTGCGCCCGCGTATGCCCTACTGAAGAGCTGTGCGAGGGTGCCTGTGTCCTGAATGACGCTTCGGCGCCGATTCAGATTGGCCTGCTGCAGCGTTACGCTACTGACTGGGCGATCAGCAGCGGCGTTCAATTATTCAAGGCAGGTGTCCCCAACGGTAAAAAAGTCGCCGTGATCGGCGGCGGACCGGCCGGGCTGTCTGCAGCCAGAGAGCTGGCGCGGGAAGGCTTCCAGGTGGTGATCTATGAAGCGAAGCAGCTGGCAGGAGGCCTCGATACGCACGGGATCGTATCCTTCCGGCTACCGCAGTCTATCTCCCTGTGGGAAGTAGAGCAGGTAGAGAAGCTGGGTGTAGAGATCCGCACCGGAATGAAGGTCGGAGTGGATATCTCTGTAGAAGAGCTGAAGGCCGGGTATGATGCTATTGTGCTGGCTGCAGGCATGGGCTATGTCCCTCCGCTGGGCATCGAGGGCGAGAAGCTGTCCGGTGTCTATGATGCGATAGAGCTGGTGGAAACCACGAAGACCGGGATTCCTACCCTGGAGCTGATGGGCCGGCGCGTTGCTGTCATTGGTGCAGGCAACACGGCAATTGATGCGGCTACCTGCTCCGTGCGGCTTGGCGCAGCGAACGTGAAGATGGTCTACCGCCGGACCCGTACGGAGATGACGGCCTATGACTTCGAATATGAATTCGCTAAGCAGGAAGGCGTGGAGTTCAGCTGGCTGACCCTGCCGAAGCGGATTGTCGGGGACGGGCTTGGGAATGTTACCGGGCTGGAATGTGTGCAGATGAAGCTGACGGGTGAGACAGGTCCGGATGGCCGCCTTGCTCCGATGCCGGTGGAGGGCTCAGAATTCATCCTGCCCGTGGACGCTGTAGTTGTGGCGATCGGGCAGAAGCGGCGGATTGACCTCATTGAAGCGCTGGGCTTGGAGCATCACCGGGGTGTAGTGAAGATTGACGGGGCAACCGGGCGTACCTCTGATCCGCAGATCTATGCTGCCGGTGATATCGTCTTCGGTTCCGGTGCAGGTGAAGCGATGGTTGTCTCCGCCGCCCAGCAGGGCAAGGATGCCGCCTATGCGATTGTGAAGCAAATGTCGGGCCATCAGGACAGTGTGGTTGGCTCTGCGGTATAG
- a CDS encoding PucR family transcriptional regulator → MDWELVFTIRDALKRPLFAEAELIGGRNGLNRAVRWVHVLESSSFDSLIHGEEMILTTGMSASTDLAASLSFMQNLIDKNAACLCIELGAYFSSIPQEMIDLAGRHDFPLIQFTRTVRFVDITLDLHSLIINRHHRMLQELESISREFHRLTLTSQGTLKVLQLLCKSTRTQIVYMQIQGKPLFFPALPPEEQQPLLNFFETFSEEMEGVQPDAAPHIREYGHKTIALKPVGALDQTWAYILMVCNHKPQEFDCLLLDSASLSIAQELLRTRYMEERKLFSENLWVDELVSGRGQDDNRIKGLVGPDFNVVNELPYRVCLIEIENPRDVKWNSSENDWESITFHLSLILRSIFEKYSLRPLITLKNNRLTVIALDIQSKLPGKLRLQQALDSLQHIRSDEKLKDLQLVTGVSKSHRGLKHAHAGYQEAVQALSLYSCYQKSILFYEELGVFQLLLSLNDGKTLENFIRSYLGPLIDHDEAKGSELMLTLRVYLDHDGSKQIAARNLFIVRQSLYYRLDKITELLGEDFMLPENRISIQVALRAYQFLYPEKFSLPSSRSAQL, encoded by the coding sequence ATGGATTGGGAACTTGTATTTACGATCCGCGATGCACTGAAGAGACCGCTGTTTGCGGAAGCCGAGCTGATTGGAGGAAGAAACGGCCTGAACCGGGCGGTCCGCTGGGTGCATGTGCTGGAGAGCTCAAGCTTCGACAGCCTGATTCACGGAGAAGAGATGATTCTGACCACCGGGATGAGTGCAAGCACTGATTTAGCCGCTTCATTATCTTTTATGCAGAATTTGATCGATAAGAACGCTGCCTGTTTATGCATTGAGCTTGGAGCGTATTTCAGCTCGATCCCGCAGGAAATGATTGATCTGGCGGGCCGTCACGACTTCCCGCTGATCCAGTTTACCCGCACTGTACGTTTTGTAGATATCACGCTCGATCTGCATTCCCTCATCATCAACCGCCATCACCGCATGCTGCAGGAGCTGGAGAGCATCTCCCGCGAATTCCACCGTCTGACGCTGACCTCCCAGGGGACCCTTAAGGTATTGCAGTTACTATGCAAAAGCACCCGCACGCAGATTGTCTATATGCAGATTCAAGGTAAACCCCTCTTCTTCCCGGCCCTGCCGCCCGAGGAGCAACAGCCGCTGCTGAATTTCTTCGAGACCTTCAGCGAAGAAATGGAGGGCGTTCAACCGGATGCCGCACCGCATATCCGTGAGTACGGCCATAAGACCATTGCCCTGAAGCCAGTCGGAGCCTTAGACCAGACCTGGGCCTATATCCTGATGGTCTGCAATCACAAGCCGCAGGAATTCGACTGCCTGCTGCTCGATTCGGCCTCCCTGTCGATCGCCCAGGAGCTGCTGCGCACGCGGTATATGGAGGAACGGAAGCTTTTCTCCGAGAATCTATGGGTGGATGAGCTCGTTAGCGGCCGCGGCCAGGATGATAACCGGATCAAAGGGCTGGTCGGACCCGATTTCAACGTGGTTAACGAGCTGCCGTACCGCGTATGCCTGATCGAGATTGAGAACCCGCGTGACGTCAAATGGAACAGCTCGGAGAATGACTGGGAATCGATCACCTTCCATCTCTCGCTCATTCTGCGCTCGATCTTCGAGAAGTACTCCCTCCGTCCGCTGATTACACTGAAGAATAACCGGCTGACCGTCATCGCCCTGGACATCCAGTCCAAGCTGCCCGGCAAGCTGCGGCTGCAGCAGGCGCTCGACTCCCTGCAGCATATCCGCTCGGACGAGAAGCTGAAGGACCTGCAGCTCGTTACCGGAGTCAGCAAGTCCCACAGAGGTCTGAAGCATGCCCATGCCGGATACCAGGAAGCCGTACAAGCGCTGTCTCTCTATTCTTGTTACCAGAAGTCCATTCTGTTCTATGAAGAACTCGGCGTCTTCCAGCTGCTGCTGAGCCTGAACGACGGCAAGACGCTGGAGAATTTCATCCGCAGCTATCTCGGCCCGCTGATCGACCACGATGAGGCCAAGGGCAGCGAACTGATGCTGACACTGCGCGTCTACCTCGACCATGACGGCTCCAAGCAGATTGCCGCGCGGAATCTGTTCATTGTACGGCAATCCCTCTACTACCGGCTGGACAAAATCACCGAGCTGCTCGGCGAGGACTTCATGCTTCCGGAGAACCGAATCTCCATTCAGGTGGCCCTGCGGGCTTACCAGTTCCTGTACCCGGAGAAGTTCAGTTTGCCCAGCTCCCGTTCAGCACAGCTTTGA
- a CDS encoding aspartate aminotransferase family protein → MQSLGKESEQLLKKDQQYLWHNITPYSEKNPPMIAASASGSWVTDIDGNKFLDGMSGLWCVNVGYGRKELAEAAYNQLLTLPYFPLTQSHMPAIALAEKLNEWLEDDYVIFFSNSGSEANEAAFKIARQYQQQIGQHYRHKFIARYRGYHGSSMGSLSATGQAQRKYKYEPLSGGFLHVAPPDSYRRPEGMTEEAFNLQNAQAIEDMIIWEGVESVAAVIMEPVITGGGVIVPHQVYLDRVQEICRTHGVLLIIDEVICGFGRSGRKFGHHNFGIKPDIVTMAKGLTSAYLPLSATAVRKEIYEAFKDSSDDYGHFRHVNTFGGNPAACALALRNLEILEQENLVERAAILGKRLSDEFASLQDHKLVGDIRSFGLVIGIELVADKATKQPVDLSIVKGIIAECKSKGLIIGKNGDTVAGFNNVLTFAPPLSSTDEDIQFIIDTFKAVLNGSWAN, encoded by the coding sequence GTGCAGAGCCTGGGCAAAGAAAGCGAGCAGTTGCTCAAGAAGGATCAGCAGTATTTATGGCATAATATTACGCCATACAGCGAGAAGAACCCGCCGATGATTGCCGCATCCGCAAGCGGTTCATGGGTTACCGATATCGATGGCAACAAATTTCTGGACGGGATGTCCGGGCTATGGTGTGTGAATGTCGGGTACGGGCGTAAGGAGCTGGCGGAAGCGGCCTATAATCAGCTGCTGACGCTGCCGTATTTCCCGCTGACACAGAGCCATATGCCGGCGATCGCTCTGGCGGAGAAGCTGAACGAATGGCTGGAGGATGATTATGTCATCTTCTTCTCCAACAGCGGCTCGGAAGCCAATGAAGCTGCCTTCAAAATCGCCCGCCAGTACCAGCAGCAGATTGGCCAGCATTACCGTCATAAATTCATTGCCCGTTACCGCGGATATCACGGAAGCTCGATGGGCTCCCTGTCGGCCACCGGCCAGGCACAGCGCAAATACAAATATGAGCCGCTCAGCGGCGGATTCCTGCATGTGGCTCCGCCTGACAGCTACCGCCGTCCTGAGGGGATGACCGAGGAAGCGTTCAACCTTCAGAATGCACAGGCTATTGAGGATATGATCATCTGGGAGGGCGTAGAGTCGGTCGCGGCGGTGATTATGGAGCCGGTCATTACCGGCGGCGGCGTGATTGTGCCGCATCAGGTCTACCTGGACAGGGTGCAGGAGATTTGCCGTACCCACGGTGTGCTGCTGATCATCGATGAAGTGATCTGCGGCTTCGGACGGTCCGGCCGTAAGTTCGGCCACCACAACTTCGGAATCAAGCCGGATATTGTCACGATGGCCAAGGGGCTGACAAGCGCCTACCTGCCTTTGTCGGCCACGGCGGTACGCAAGGAGATCTATGAGGCCTTCAAGGATAGCAGCGATGACTACGGCCACTTCCGTCATGTGAATACCTTCGGCGGCAATCCGGCTGCCTGTGCGCTCGCGCTGCGTAACCTGGAGATTCTGGAGCAGGAGAATCTGGTGGAGCGCGCCGCCATTCTGGGCAAAAGGCTGTCCGATGAATTCGCTAGTCTCCAGGATCACAAGCTGGTAGGTGACATCCGCAGCTTCGGGCTGGTGATAGGCATCGAGCTGGTTGCGGATAAAGCCACCAAACAGCCTGTTGACCTCAGCATCGTCAAGGGTATTATCGCGGAATGCAAATCCAAGGGGCTGATCATCGGCAAGAACGGGGATACGGTAGCGGGCTTCAATAATGTCCTCACGTTCGCTCCTCCTTTATCCTCCACCGATGAGGATATTCAGTTCATTATCGACACCTTCAAAGCTGTGCTGAACGGGAGCTGGGCAAACTGA